One part of the Parambassis ranga chromosome 8, fParRan2.1, whole genome shotgun sequence genome encodes these proteins:
- the LOC114439432 gene encoding interferon-induced very large GTPase 1-like isoform X6 — MMAAGSNDKVKPELTLVLLGDTSTIDVGSKNLLVDHEDQTHVVKLSSKLYDLCGRQISVINMLGLPNIDQIPLNEPVHAFLLLISNGLHNRQYRSGVQWLEKAAGKESLSYMMTVVTHEPDSTCESVLTELKGQSTFTEKRYHTCTRSMMDEAEIITLLEKIDVMVTENNPSCYRLMCDENEEQQEDLDHKSHKEEDAETGEEMVAEAKLKCDSTNEPGGAGDSEKTDDSTGGELENRSEPSEAKEKDCPAAEEMENKSEIKEQLNVSEEKRETDRQNKIETLITRLHLQEQYQQKMTPADFLKITPPMKQSHVTSEKDLAQTFLHRLMRLDYRARYIPVRRDSPDAGISWSDPDLECVDTDVSDLNALLRKRKASSQCKQNDVHPLDVQMAVFHCSDSFLKQQMITKLSQCQYALPLLVLDPLTKELTCPLWTFRQIIKTWKIILLQDDPKSVTMNSMPICNAQTPMVSCFRLGSLSLSKSQLMNSLINDRHSTFFHRNCPGSTKTHHLMDGVAEIAWYCPAGKPDDSFTDCTAFCNLHGDALLNEKQREILTEKSSVNVVLVPTLEKSHINTAAITELYKSTKPLIILTADDDCDAVQVKPEKYIIGLKDRSQSDVSEELKGILRKILSGPHSSFQLESMAEVSGIRVDEDDSVCQKGKEAAKKISNLLQGMDISKIKDRFLPCQGQLWHEWSRIMKELYHLRGNIEKEKIQKQQKLQQIRQQQCTASCSDLMKSFTESLLSLSSEEKEYFLKWTQIFIDDLSTDDLSSILQSYDQTWSQVLDLKKKHGKSDEFMNKQKELEQISKKLQSATFGLEHIFREMGQIFEAYKSEGRQTTSRQPDWSKYPELAADLMISGHMMELMDGDAGHVPLTWITSLLEEVIKKLGDPRVFVLSVLGVQSSGKSTMLNAMFGLQFAVSAGRCTRGAFMQLVKVSEEIQKDFKFDYILVVDTEGLRALELAGNTTLHHDNELATFVVGLGNLTLINIFGENPAEMQDVLQIVVQAFMRMKKVKLSPSCVFVHQNVTDITAAEKNMEGKRRLQEKLDQMAKLAAKEEACNAECFSDVIKFDVQTDVKYFAQLWEGSPPMAPPNPGYSESVQELKNIIRSKASRSDGIRLSHFKSKIQDLWNALMNEHFVFSFKNTLEIVTYRKLEVQYGNWTWTMRSYMLTVENQLHTSIENGKQERVNLSDLYEEMKETHENIKTDMTKYFEENSDKEILVQWRGRFETKIKEFHEELVKEVKRKLDVLIEQKNARKKMDEKKTEFENKLLQKSKELAHQLKDNATDEEELKKQFNSVWRHWVTELTGNTKPIGNINLKEDQMLILQRHGIEWSLIDESKSSGGYPMISEVGDYSGYIIHKKQKNTNVVKAAFRAAQTVFGSKTPLKFEDQEQIRSLINDVEQQCIDDIKTKPVTTRGYSPAYLEEAAKKVQEKVTEFESEKKYTFKKEFRVDLILYVFDRAESFLSQSHMTYKKNNDSRTYLNSKKTEYYNIFRSFCKGNSSAVVFGEMICEKLKASTIEAVCNKTAIDVAGEMKCSFPAFSGNRLDLEKHVLKSLAEKEDFKTFITYIKHPKNYVKTFIKEEVEKYILREIKGKVLDILKKNVDDIKTLIRTALSTATVKTQKGGTDMWVEEFSTLLNENLTLGTISCQNFRDIEKFDFLKEEIEKGLKPIMEEVSSLSVTKLKDFRQSPDQILIDQLCNCCWVTCPFCAAVCTNTLKDHSPEDHSVPFHRSASVRGWHYRNTDIMSVDFCTTNVASDGRFHPEPDSKHRVPFKKYRTAGPRYANWRITPDESKLKYWTWFVCRFQTELEEFYGHKFYDKGEIPSEWRKHTKEEAIQSLDEMYKL; from the exons ATGATGGCAGCTGGAAGCAATGACAAAG TAAAGCCTGAGCTCACACTTGTGTTACTTGGTGACACCAGTACCATCGATGTTGGATCCAAAAACCTCTTAGTTGACCATGAAGACCAAACACACGTGGTCAAACTTTCATCCAAGCTGTATGATTTGTGTGGTCGACAAATCTCAGTCATTAACATGCTTGGTTTGCCAAACATTGACCAAATCCCATTAAATGAACCAGTTCATGCCTTTCTCCTACTGATATCAAATGGTCTGCACAACCGTCAGTACAGATCAGGAGTGCAGTGGTTAGAAAAGGCTGCTGGGAAAGAAAGTCTTTCTTATATGATGACAGTTGTGACTCATGAGCCTGATTCAACATGTGAAAGTGTGCTGACAGAACTGAAAGGTCAAAGCACCTTTACTGAAAAAAGATACCACACATGTACAAGAAGTAtgatggatgaagcagagaTAATAACTCTGTTAGAAAAAATAGACGTCATGGTCACTGAAAACAATCCCAGCTGCTACAGACTGATGTGTGATGAGaatgaagagcagcaggaagacCTGGACCACAAATCCCACAAAGAGGAAGATGCTGAGACAG GAGAAGAGATGGTGGCTGAAGCCAAGCTAAAG TGTGATTCAACGAATGAACCTGGAGGTGCTGGAGACTCAGAGAAGACTGATGACAGCACAGGAGGGGAACttgaaaacaggtctgaacCATCTGAAGCCAAAGAGAAAG attGTCCTGCTGCAGAAGAGATGGAAAATAAATCTGAGATCAAGGAACAG TTGAATGTTtctgaagagaagagagagacagaccgTCAAAACAAAATAGAAACTCTGATCACCAGACTTCATCTTCAAGAACAATATCAACAGAAGATGACACCAGCAGACTTTCTTAAAATTACTCCACCTATGAAGCAGAGTCATGTCACATCTGAGAAGGACCTCGCTCAAACGTTTCTTCACAGGTTAATGAGGTTAGACTACAGAGCCAGATATATTCCTGTAAGAAGAGACAGTCCTGATGCAGGTATCTCATGGTCTGATCCAGATTTGGAATGTGTTGACACAGATGTCAGTGATTTAAACGCATTGCTAAGAAAAAGGAAAGCTTCTAGTCAATGTAAACAGAATGATGTGCATCCACTGGATGTTCAAATGGCAGTATTTCACTGCTCAGACAGCTTCCTGAAGCAGCAGATGATCACAAAGCTATCACAGTGTCAGTACGCCTTACCTCTCCTTGTTCTTGACCCACTCACAAAGGAACTcacatgtcctctgtggacGTTCAGACAGATCATCAAAACATGGAAGATAATCCTACTCCAAGACGATCCAAAATCTGTCACCATGAACAGCATGCCCATTTGCAATGCTCAAACACCCATGGTGTCATGTTTCCGTCTGGGTTCGCTGTCTTTGTCTAAATCTCAGCTCATGAACTCCTTGATCAACGACCGTCACAGCACCTTCTTCCACAGAAACTGCCCAGGTAGCACCAAAACTCATCACCTGATGGATGGAGTGGCAGAGATCGCCTGGTACTGCCCTGCTGGAAAACCTGATGATTCCTTCACTGACTGCACTGCCTTCTGTAACCTTCATGGAGATGCTCTGCTGAATGAAAAACAGCGAGAAATACTGACTGAAAAATCCTCAGTTAATGTTGTTCTTGTACCAACTCTGGAAAAAAGCCACATCAATACTGCAGCCATCACAGAACTTTACAAATCCACGAAGCCACTCATTATTCTGACGGCTGATGATGACTGTGATGCGGTTCAGGTCAAACCAGAAAAATACATAATAGGTCTCAAAGATAGAAGTCAGTCAGATGTTTCTGAAGAACTAAAAGGAATTCTTAGAAAGATTTTGTCTGGACCACATTCATCCTTCCAGCTTGAATCTATGGCGGAAGTCTCTGGAATCAGAGTGGATGAAGATGACTCAGTCTGCCAAAAAGGGAAAGAGGCTGCAAAGAAAATATCAAACTTGCTTCAAGGGATGGATATTTCAAAGATCAAAGACAGATTTCTCCCCTGTCAAGGCCAACTGTGGCACGAGTGGAGCAGAATAATGAAAGAACTGTATCACCTCAGAGGAAACATTGAGAAGGAAAAAATTCAGAAGCAACAAAAACTTCAACAAATCCGACAACAACAATGCACTGCTTCCTGTAGTGACCTGATGAAGTCATTCACTGAAAGTCTCTTGTCGTTGTCATCAGAGGAGAAAGAGTACTTCTTGAAATGGACTCAGATCTTTATAGATGATCTCTCCACAGATGATCTCTCTTCAATTCTGCAAAGCTATGATCAAACCTGGTCTCAGGTCTTGGATCTGAAGAAGAAACATGGAAAATCTGATGAGTTCATGAACAAGCAAAAAGAACTTGAACAAATATCTAAAAAACTGCAGTCGGCCACCTTTGGCTTGGAGCACATCTTTAGAGAAATGGGACAGATCTTTGAAGCCTATAAATCTGAGGGgagacaaacaaccagcagACAACCTGACTGGTCTAAATACCCTGAGCTGGCTGCAGATCTGATGATATCAGGACacatgatggagctgatggatggCGATGCAGGCCATGTTCCTTTAACATGGATCACTAGTCTTTTAGAGGAAGTCATCAAGAAACTGGGAGACCcaagagtgtttgtgttgtcagttTTGGGTGTACAAAGCAGTGGAAAGTCAACAATGCTGAACGCCATGTTTGGTCTGCAGTTTGCAGTGAGTGCTGGCAGGTGCACCAGAGGGGCCTTCATGCAGCTGGTCAAAGTCTCAGAAGAAATCCAGAAAGACTTCAAGTTTGACTACATTCTAGTGGTGGACACTGAAGGGTTGCGTGCTCTGGAGTTGGCAGGTAACACCACTCTTCACCACGACAATGAACTGGCAACATTTGTTGTTGGTCTGGGAAACTTGACACTGATCAACATCTTTGGTGAGAATCCAGCTGAGATGCAGGATGTTCTACAGATTGTCGTACAGGCTTTCATGAGGATGAAGAAAGTGAAACTTTCTccaagttgtgtgtttgttcaccaGAATGTGACAGATatcacagctgcagagaaaaacatggaGGGAAAGAGACGCCTGCAGGAAAAACTGGACCAGATGGCTAAACTAGCAGCCAAAGAGGAGGCCTGTAATGCAGAGTGCTTCAGTGATGTCATTAAATTTGATGTGCAAACAGATGTGAAATACTTTGCTCAGTTATGGGAGGGAAGTCCACCGATGGCACCTCCAAATCCAGGTTACAGTGAGAGTGTCCAAGAACTGAAGAACATCATCCGGTCTAAGGCTTCACGGTCTGATGGAATCCGTCTCTCACATTTCAAAAGCAAAATCCAGGACCTGTGGAACGCCCTGATGAATGAACACTTTGTTTTCAGCTTCAAAAACACACTGGAAATTGTAACATACAGAAAACTAGAGGTCCAGTATGGAAACTGGACCTGGACCATGAGGAGCTACATGCTGACTGTTGAAAACCAGCTTCATACCAGCATTGAAAATGGGAAACAAGAGAGGGTTAATCTCAGTGACCTTTACgaagaaatgaaagaaacacatgaaaacatcaaAACAGACATGACAAAGTACTTTGAGGAGAACAGTGACAAAGAAATCTTGGTTCAGTGGCGAGGCCGATTTGAAACCAAAATTAAGGAGTTTCATGAAGAACTGGTGAAAGAAGTGAAAAGAAAACTGGATGTACTTATTGAGCAGAAAAATGCTCGTAAAAAGATGGATGAGAAGAAGACAGAGTTTGAGaacaaactgctgcaaaaaAGCAAAGAGCTCGCTCACCAGTTAAAAGACAATGCAACAgatgaagaggagctgaaaaagCAGTTTAACTCTGTTTGGAGACACTGGGTCACTGAACTAACTGGAAATACAAAACCCATAGGAAACATCAACTTGAAAGAAGACCAGATGTTGATCCTTCAAAGGCATGGTATAGAATGGTCTCTCATAGATGAATCCAAAAGCAGTGGTGGATACCCAATGATATCAGAGGTTGGAGATTACTCTGGTTACATAAtccacaaaaaacagaaaaacacaaatgtggtCAAAGCTGCATTCAGAGCTGCACAAACGGTATTTGGCTCAAAGACACCTTTAAAGTTTGAGGACCAAGAACAGATCAGATCTCTCATAAATGATGTGGAGCAACAATGCATTGATGATATTAAGACCAAGCCTGTAACAACAAGAGGCTACAGTCCAGCTTACTTAGAGGAAGCTGCCAAAAAAGTTCAAGAGAAAGTGACAGAGTTTGAATCAGAGAAGAAATACACATTCAAAAAGGAGTTTAGAGTTGATCTCATTCTGTATGTTTTTGACAGAGCAGAGAGTTTCCTCTCACAGTCTCACATGACATACAAAAAGAACAATGATTCTCGCACTTACTTAAACAGCAAGAAAACAGAATATTACAACATCTTCAGAAGCTTCTGCAAAGGAAACTCCTCTGCTGTCGTGTTTGGAGAAATGATCTGTGAGAAACTGAAAGCTTCCACCATTGAAGCTGTCTGTAACAAGACTGCAATCGATGTCGCTGGAGAGATGAAGTGCAGTTTCCCAGCATTCAGTGGGAACAGGTTGGACTTGGAGAAACATGTTCTGAAGTCACTTGCAGAGAAAGAGGATTTTAAAACCTTTATCACTTACATCAAACATCCAAAGAATTATGTGAAGACCTTCATAAAAGAAGAGGTGGAGAAATACATCCTCAGAGAAATCAAAGGTAAAGTTCTGGATATACTCAAGAAGAATGTTGATGACATCAAGACCCTCATCAGAACAGCTTTATCTACTGCAACAGTCAAAACCCAGAAAGGAGGCACAGACATGTGGGTGGAAGAATTTTCCACTTTGCTGAACGAAAATCTGACTCTTGGTACCATCAGTTGTCAGAACTTCAGAGACATAGAAAAGTTTGACTTCCTTAAAGAGGAGATAGAGAAAGGTCTTAAACCCATCATGGAGGAGGTGAGCTCCCTCTCAGTGACTAAACTGAAGGATTTCAGGCAGAGTCCTGATCAAATCCTCATTGATCAGCTGTGTAACTGCTGCTGGGTAACTTGTCCattctgtgcagctgtttgcacCAACACCCTGAAAGATCACAGTCCTGAAGACCACAGTGTCCCTTTTCATCGATCTGCTTCAGTCAGAGGTTGGCACTACAGAAACACAGATATAATGAGTGTAGATTTCTGCACAACAAATGTTGCAAGTGATGGAAGATTTCACCCTGAACCTGATTCAAAACACAGAGTCCCTTTTAAAAAGTACAGAACAGCTGGACCGAGGTATGCAAACTGGAGAATTACCCCTGATGAGTCTAAACTGAAATACTGGACGTGGTTTGTGTGTCGATTCCAAACAGAACTGGAAGAATTCTATGGCCACAAATTTTATGACAAAGGTGAAATTCCCAGTGagtggagaaaacacacaaaagaagaagctATTCAAAGTCTGGATGAAATGTACAAACTGTGA
- the LOC114439432 gene encoding interferon-induced very large GTPase 1-like isoform X5, with product MMAAGSNDKVKPELTLVLLGDTSTIDVGSKNLLVDHEDQTHVVKLSSKLYDLCGRQISVINMLGLPNIDQIPLNEPVHAFLLLISNGLHNRQYRSGVQWLEKAAGKESLSYMMTVVTHEPDSTCESVLTELKGQSTFTEKRYHTCTRSMMDEAEIITLLEKIDVMVTENNPSCYRLMCDENEEQQEDLDHKSHKEEDAETGEEMVAEAKLKCDSTNEPGGAGDSEKTDDSTGGELENRSEPSEAKEKDCPAAEEMENKSEIKEQQLNVSEEKRETDRQNKIETLITRLHLQEQYQQKMTPADFLKITPPMKQSHVTSEKDLAQTFLHRLMRLDYRARYIPVRRDSPDAGISWSDPDLECVDTDVSDLNALLRKRKASSQCKQNDVHPLDVQMAVFHCSDSFLKQQMITKLSQCQYALPLLVLDPLTKELTCPLWTFRQIIKTWKIILLQDDPKSVTMNSMPICNAQTPMVSCFRLGSLSLSKSQLMNSLINDRHSTFFHRNCPGSTKTHHLMDGVAEIAWYCPAGKPDDSFTDCTAFCNLHGDALLNEKQREILTEKSSVNVVLVPTLEKSHINTAAITELYKSTKPLIILTADDDCDAVQVKPEKYIIGLKDRSQSDVSEELKGILRKILSGPHSSFQLESMAEVSGIRVDEDDSVCQKGKEAAKKISNLLQGMDISKIKDRFLPCQGQLWHEWSRIMKELYHLRGNIEKEKIQKQQKLQQIRQQQCTASCSDLMKSFTESLLSLSSEEKEYFLKWTQIFIDDLSTDDLSSILQSYDQTWSQVLDLKKKHGKSDEFMNKQKELEQISKKLQSATFGLEHIFREMGQIFEAYKSEGRQTTSRQPDWSKYPELAADLMISGHMMELMDGDAGHVPLTWITSLLEEVIKKLGDPRVFVLSVLGVQSSGKSTMLNAMFGLQFAVSAGRCTRGAFMQLVKVSEEIQKDFKFDYILVVDTEGLRALELAGNTTLHHDNELATFVVGLGNLTLINIFGENPAEMQDVLQIVVQAFMRMKKVKLSPSCVFVHQNVTDITAAEKNMEGKRRLQEKLDQMAKLAAKEEACNAECFSDVIKFDVQTDVKYFAQLWEGSPPMAPPNPGYSESVQELKNIIRSKASRSDGIRLSHFKSKIQDLWNALMNEHFVFSFKNTLEIVTYRKLEVQYGNWTWTMRSYMLTVENQLHTSIENGKQERVNLSDLYEEMKETHENIKTDMTKYFEENSDKEILVQWRGRFETKIKEFHEELVKEVKRKLDVLIEQKNARKKMDEKKTEFENKLLQKSKELAHQLKDNATDEEELKKQFNSVWRHWVTELTGNTKPIGNINLKEDQMLILQRHGIEWSLIDESKSSGGYPMISEVGDYSGYIIHKKQKNTNVVKAAFRAAQTVFGSKTPLKFEDQEQIRSLINDVEQQCIDDIKTKPVTTRGYSPAYLEEAAKKVQEKVTEFESEKKYTFKKEFRVDLILYVFDRAESFLSQSHMTYKKNNDSRTYLNSKKTEYYNIFRSFCKGNSSAVVFGEMICEKLKASTIEAVCNKTAIDVAGEMKCSFPAFSGNRLDLEKHVLKSLAEKEDFKTFITYIKHPKNYVKTFIKEEVEKYILREIKGKVLDILKKNVDDIKTLIRTALSTATVKTQKGGTDMWVEEFSTLLNENLTLGTISCQNFRDIEKFDFLKEEIEKGLKPIMEEVSSLSVTKLKDFRQSPDQILIDQLCNCCWVTCPFCAAVCTNTLKDHSPEDHSVPFHRSASVRGWHYRNTDIMSVDFCTTNVASDGRFHPEPDSKHRVPFKKYRTAGPRYANWRITPDESKLKYWTWFVCRFQTELEEFYGHKFYDKGEIPSEWRKHTKEEAIQSLDEMYKL from the exons ATGATGGCAGCTGGAAGCAATGACAAAG TAAAGCCTGAGCTCACACTTGTGTTACTTGGTGACACCAGTACCATCGATGTTGGATCCAAAAACCTCTTAGTTGACCATGAAGACCAAACACACGTGGTCAAACTTTCATCCAAGCTGTATGATTTGTGTGGTCGACAAATCTCAGTCATTAACATGCTTGGTTTGCCAAACATTGACCAAATCCCATTAAATGAACCAGTTCATGCCTTTCTCCTACTGATATCAAATGGTCTGCACAACCGTCAGTACAGATCAGGAGTGCAGTGGTTAGAAAAGGCTGCTGGGAAAGAAAGTCTTTCTTATATGATGACAGTTGTGACTCATGAGCCTGATTCAACATGTGAAAGTGTGCTGACAGAACTGAAAGGTCAAAGCACCTTTACTGAAAAAAGATACCACACATGTACAAGAAGTAtgatggatgaagcagagaTAATAACTCTGTTAGAAAAAATAGACGTCATGGTCACTGAAAACAATCCCAGCTGCTACAGACTGATGTGTGATGAGaatgaagagcagcaggaagacCTGGACCACAAATCCCACAAAGAGGAAGATGCTGAGACAG GAGAAGAGATGGTGGCTGAAGCCAAGCTAAAG TGTGATTCAACGAATGAACCTGGAGGTGCTGGAGACTCAGAGAAGACTGATGACAGCACAGGAGGGGAACttgaaaacaggtctgaacCATCTGAAGCCAAAGAGAAAG attGTCCTGCTGCAGAAGAGATGGAAAATAAATCTGAGATCAAGGAACAG CAGTTGAATGTTtctgaagagaagagagagacagaccgTCAAAACAAAATAGAAACTCTGATCACCAGACTTCATCTTCAAGAACAATATCAACAGAAGATGACACCAGCAGACTTTCTTAAAATTACTCCACCTATGAAGCAGAGTCATGTCACATCTGAGAAGGACCTCGCTCAAACGTTTCTTCACAGGTTAATGAGGTTAGACTACAGAGCCAGATATATTCCTGTAAGAAGAGACAGTCCTGATGCAGGTATCTCATGGTCTGATCCAGATTTGGAATGTGTTGACACAGATGTCAGTGATTTAAACGCATTGCTAAGAAAAAGGAAAGCTTCTAGTCAATGTAAACAGAATGATGTGCATCCACTGGATGTTCAAATGGCAGTATTTCACTGCTCAGACAGCTTCCTGAAGCAGCAGATGATCACAAAGCTATCACAGTGTCAGTACGCCTTACCTCTCCTTGTTCTTGACCCACTCACAAAGGAACTcacatgtcctctgtggacGTTCAGACAGATCATCAAAACATGGAAGATAATCCTACTCCAAGACGATCCAAAATCTGTCACCATGAACAGCATGCCCATTTGCAATGCTCAAACACCCATGGTGTCATGTTTCCGTCTGGGTTCGCTGTCTTTGTCTAAATCTCAGCTCATGAACTCCTTGATCAACGACCGTCACAGCACCTTCTTCCACAGAAACTGCCCAGGTAGCACCAAAACTCATCACCTGATGGATGGAGTGGCAGAGATCGCCTGGTACTGCCCTGCTGGAAAACCTGATGATTCCTTCACTGACTGCACTGCCTTCTGTAACCTTCATGGAGATGCTCTGCTGAATGAAAAACAGCGAGAAATACTGACTGAAAAATCCTCAGTTAATGTTGTTCTTGTACCAACTCTGGAAAAAAGCCACATCAATACTGCAGCCATCACAGAACTTTACAAATCCACGAAGCCACTCATTATTCTGACGGCTGATGATGACTGTGATGCGGTTCAGGTCAAACCAGAAAAATACATAATAGGTCTCAAAGATAGAAGTCAGTCAGATGTTTCTGAAGAACTAAAAGGAATTCTTAGAAAGATTTTGTCTGGACCACATTCATCCTTCCAGCTTGAATCTATGGCGGAAGTCTCTGGAATCAGAGTGGATGAAGATGACTCAGTCTGCCAAAAAGGGAAAGAGGCTGCAAAGAAAATATCAAACTTGCTTCAAGGGATGGATATTTCAAAGATCAAAGACAGATTTCTCCCCTGTCAAGGCCAACTGTGGCACGAGTGGAGCAGAATAATGAAAGAACTGTATCACCTCAGAGGAAACATTGAGAAGGAAAAAATTCAGAAGCAACAAAAACTTCAACAAATCCGACAACAACAATGCACTGCTTCCTGTAGTGACCTGATGAAGTCATTCACTGAAAGTCTCTTGTCGTTGTCATCAGAGGAGAAAGAGTACTTCTTGAAATGGACTCAGATCTTTATAGATGATCTCTCCACAGATGATCTCTCTTCAATTCTGCAAAGCTATGATCAAACCTGGTCTCAGGTCTTGGATCTGAAGAAGAAACATGGAAAATCTGATGAGTTCATGAACAAGCAAAAAGAACTTGAACAAATATCTAAAAAACTGCAGTCGGCCACCTTTGGCTTGGAGCACATCTTTAGAGAAATGGGACAGATCTTTGAAGCCTATAAATCTGAGGGgagacaaacaaccagcagACAACCTGACTGGTCTAAATACCCTGAGCTGGCTGCAGATCTGATGATATCAGGACacatgatggagctgatggatggCGATGCAGGCCATGTTCCTTTAACATGGATCACTAGTCTTTTAGAGGAAGTCATCAAGAAACTGGGAGACCcaagagtgtttgtgttgtcagttTTGGGTGTACAAAGCAGTGGAAAGTCAACAATGCTGAACGCCATGTTTGGTCTGCAGTTTGCAGTGAGTGCTGGCAGGTGCACCAGAGGGGCCTTCATGCAGCTGGTCAAAGTCTCAGAAGAAATCCAGAAAGACTTCAAGTTTGACTACATTCTAGTGGTGGACACTGAAGGGTTGCGTGCTCTGGAGTTGGCAGGTAACACCACTCTTCACCACGACAATGAACTGGCAACATTTGTTGTTGGTCTGGGAAACTTGACACTGATCAACATCTTTGGTGAGAATCCAGCTGAGATGCAGGATGTTCTACAGATTGTCGTACAGGCTTTCATGAGGATGAAGAAAGTGAAACTTTCTccaagttgtgtgtttgttcaccaGAATGTGACAGATatcacagctgcagagaaaaacatggaGGGAAAGAGACGCCTGCAGGAAAAACTGGACCAGATGGCTAAACTAGCAGCCAAAGAGGAGGCCTGTAATGCAGAGTGCTTCAGTGATGTCATTAAATTTGATGTGCAAACAGATGTGAAATACTTTGCTCAGTTATGGGAGGGAAGTCCACCGATGGCACCTCCAAATCCAGGTTACAGTGAGAGTGTCCAAGAACTGAAGAACATCATCCGGTCTAAGGCTTCACGGTCTGATGGAATCCGTCTCTCACATTTCAAAAGCAAAATCCAGGACCTGTGGAACGCCCTGATGAATGAACACTTTGTTTTCAGCTTCAAAAACACACTGGAAATTGTAACATACAGAAAACTAGAGGTCCAGTATGGAAACTGGACCTGGACCATGAGGAGCTACATGCTGACTGTTGAAAACCAGCTTCATACCAGCATTGAAAATGGGAAACAAGAGAGGGTTAATCTCAGTGACCTTTACgaagaaatgaaagaaacacatgaaaacatcaaAACAGACATGACAAAGTACTTTGAGGAGAACAGTGACAAAGAAATCTTGGTTCAGTGGCGAGGCCGATTTGAAACCAAAATTAAGGAGTTTCATGAAGAACTGGTGAAAGAAGTGAAAAGAAAACTGGATGTACTTATTGAGCAGAAAAATGCTCGTAAAAAGATGGATGAGAAGAAGACAGAGTTTGAGaacaaactgctgcaaaaaAGCAAAGAGCTCGCTCACCAGTTAAAAGACAATGCAACAgatgaagaggagctgaaaaagCAGTTTAACTCTGTTTGGAGACACTGGGTCACTGAACTAACTGGAAATACAAAACCCATAGGAAACATCAACTTGAAAGAAGACCAGATGTTGATCCTTCAAAGGCATGGTATAGAATGGTCTCTCATAGATGAATCCAAAAGCAGTGGTGGATACCCAATGATATCAGAGGTTGGAGATTACTCTGGTTACATAAtccacaaaaaacagaaaaacacaaatgtggtCAAAGCTGCATTCAGAGCTGCACAAACGGTATTTGGCTCAAAGACACCTTTAAAGTTTGAGGACCAAGAACAGATCAGATCTCTCATAAATGATGTGGAGCAACAATGCATTGATGATATTAAGACCAAGCCTGTAACAACAAGAGGCTACAGTCCAGCTTACTTAGAGGAAGCTGCCAAAAAAGTTCAAGAGAAAGTGACAGAGTTTGAATCAGAGAAGAAATACACATTCAAAAAGGAGTTTAGAGTTGATCTCATTCTGTATGTTTTTGACAGAGCAGAGAGTTTCCTCTCACAGTCTCACATGACATACAAAAAGAACAATGATTCTCGCACTTACTTAAACAGCAAGAAAACAGAATATTACAACATCTTCAGAAGCTTCTGCAAAGGAAACTCCTCTGCTGTCGTGTTTGGAGAAATGATCTGTGAGAAACTGAAAGCTTCCACCATTGAAGCTGTCTGTAACAAGACTGCAATCGATGTCGCTGGAGAGATGAAGTGCAGTTTCCCAGCATTCAGTGGGAACAGGTTGGACTTGGAGAAACATGTTCTGAAGTCACTTGCAGAGAAAGAGGATTTTAAAACCTTTATCACTTACATCAAACATCCAAAGAATTATGTGAAGACCTTCATAAAAGAAGAGGTGGAGAAATACATCCTCAGAGAAATCAAAGGTAAAGTTCTGGATATACTCAAGAAGAATGTTGATGACATCAAGACCCTCATCAGAACAGCTTTATCTACTGCAACAGTCAAAACCCAGAAAGGAGGCACAGACATGTGGGTGGAAGAATTTTCCACTTTGCTGAACGAAAATCTGACTCTTGGTACCATCAGTTGTCAGAACTTCAGAGACATAGAAAAGTTTGACTTCCTTAAAGAGGAGATAGAGAAAGGTCTTAAACCCATCATGGAGGAGGTGAGCTCCCTCTCAGTGACTAAACTGAAGGATTTCAGGCAGAGTCCTGATCAAATCCTCATTGATCAGCTGTGTAACTGCTGCTGGGTAACTTGTCCattctgtgcagctgtttgcacCAACACCCTGAAAGATCACAGTCCTGAAGACCACAGTGTCCCTTTTCATCGATCTGCTTCAGTCAGAGGTTGGCACTACAGAAACACAGATATAATGAGTGTAGATTTCTGCACAACAAATGTTGCAAGTGATGGAAGATTTCACCCTGAACCTGATTCAAAACACAGAGTCCCTTTTAAAAAGTACAGAACAGCTGGACCGAGGTATGCAAACTGGAGAATTACCCCTGATGAGTCTAAACTGAAATACTGGACGTGGTTTGTGTGTCGATTCCAAACAGAACTGGAAGAATTCTATGGCCACAAATTTTATGACAAAGGTGAAATTCCCAGTGagtggagaaaacacacaaaagaagaagctATTCAAAGTCTGGATGAAATGTACAAACTGTGA